A stretch of the Fusarium musae strain F31 chromosome 2, whole genome shotgun sequence genome encodes the following:
- the GCD11 gene encoding eukaryotic translation initiation factor 2 subunit gamma (BUSCO:EOG09261TPN), with protein MSASGDPKYDDIESESDSGESVGHNEAGDEKPLKSALKKSNPAIAEPATQRPPLPPQTDPKDLDVASLTPLTPEIIARQATINIGTIGHVAHGKSTVVKAISGVQTVRFKNELIRNITIKLGYANAKIYKCDNQACPRPGCYRSYKSEKEVDPPCERDGCGGTYRLLRHVSFVDCPGHDILMSTMLSGAAVMDAALLLIAGNESCPQPQTSEHLAAIEIMKLDKIIILQNKVDLMREEAAQQHYQSILKFIRGTVAGKSPVIPISAQLKFNIDAVNEAIVNTIPVPPRDFSIDPHMIVIRSFDVNKPGSEIDDLKGGVAGGSILHGVVKLGDEIEIRPGIVSRDDSGALKCTPIFSRVVSLNSEANDLKYAVPGGLIGVGTRIDPTLCRADRLVGFVLGLKGRLPEIYSEIEVNFYLLRRLLGVRTADGKQAKVAKLAKNEVIMVNIGSTSTGAKVAAIKNDAAKLVLTSPACTNIGEKVALSRRIEKHWRLIGWATIAAGVTLEPSTA; from the exons atgtctgccAGCGGCGACCCCAAATACGACGACATCGAGTCCGAGTCTGACTCCGGCGAGTCTGTCGGCCACAACGAGGCTGGCGACGAGAAGCCCCTCAAGTCGGCTCTCAAGAAATCCAACCCAGCTATCGCAGAGCCCGCGACTCAAAGACCTCCTCTGCCCCCACAAACCGACCCTAAAGATCTCGATGTTGCGAGCCTGACCCCCTTGACGCCCGAGATTATTGCCCGTCAAGCTACTATCAACATTGGTACCATTGGCCATGTAGCTCACGGAAAGTCCACCGTCGTCAAGGCTATCTCTGGTGTCCAAACGGTTCGTTTTAAGAACGAACTCATCCGCAACATCACAATCAAGTTGGGCTATGCCAACGCCAAGATCTACAAATGCGACAACCAAGCATGCCCTCGCCCTGGATGCTACCGCAGTTACAAGAGTGAGAAGGAAGTTGACCCTCCTTGTGAGAGAGATGGCTGTGGCGGTACTTACAGGCTATTGCGACACGTCTC ATTCGTCGATTGCCCTGGTCACGATATTCTCATGAGCACCATGTTGTCAGGCGCTGCCGTCATGGACGCCgctctccttctcatcgCTGGTAATGAATCTTGCCCTCAGCCCCAAACATCCGAGCACTTGGCTGCTATTGAGATTATgaagctcgacaagatcatcattCTGCAGAACAAGGTCGATCTTATGCGAGAAGAGGCTGCGCAGCAGCACTACCAATCCATCCTCAAGTTCATCCGAGGAACTGTCGCCGGCAAGTCCCCAGTCATTCCCATCTCTGCCCAGCTCAAGTTCAATATCGATGCCGTCAACGAGGCCATTGTCAACACCATTCCCGTTCCTCCCAGAGACTTCAGCATAGATCCTCATATGATCGTCATTCGATCATTCGACGTCAACAAGCCTGGTTCCGAGATCGATGACCTCAAGGGTGGTGTCGCCGGTGGTTCTATTCTCCACggtgttgtcaagcttggtgatgagattgagatccGACCTGGTATTGTCTCCCGAGACGATAGCGGTGCCCTCAAGTGCACACCCATTTTCAGTCGAGTCGTCTCGCTTAACTCCGAAGCCAACGACCTCAAGTACGCCGTACCCGGTGGTCTCATCGGTGTCGGCACCCGAATCGATCCTACTCTGTGCCGAGCCGATCGTCTGGTCGGTTTCGTCTTGGGTCTCAAGGGCCGCCTTCCCGAGATCTACAGTGAGATCGAGGTCAACTTCTACCTTCTCCGCCGCCTGCTTGGTGTGAGGACCGCCGATGGTAAACAAGCTAAGGTTGCTAAGCTCGCTAAGAACGAGGTTATCATGGTCAACATTGGCTCTACCTCCACTGGCGCCAAGGttgctgccatcaagaacGACGCTGCTAAGCTTGTCCTGACCAGCCCTGCCTGTACCAATATCGGCGAAAAGGTTGCTCTGAGCAGACGTATTGAGAAGCATTGGCGTCTCATTGGTTGGGCTACCATTGCTGC TGGTGTGACCCTTGAGCCCAGTACTGCTTAG